In one Cytobacillus luteolus genomic region, the following are encoded:
- a CDS encoding EAL domain-containing protein, with the protein MIEYLVTEDLILHYFFNECKDMMFIIDRQGKIQLVNDASRTILGLTPKELIHTSLSAHIHPGDYHLWENHLQLEDEVLPAVNVECRLKQADRTYIKVFACLSPLYFQEQIIGFFVYFTPDLSYQSHYEHKIQETQELLKDITDELEIAIWAADISNREVLYMSENAIKVFGFSSIEFYNKPEIWFGIMHQEDLRDSFFKEGESSEQALKNREYRIFTPSGEIRWIREKLKPTFKNDKLIRLDGLSMDITEQKKTYEHITNVQRMGDVANWEYNITTNLIKYSPELWELLGVPTEGKQSVNSKVFWEKVYPEDVPLVRKAYREALVKNHLFDADFRFDQPTDGIKYFSAQGYVVRNEKNEPVELIGVIKCITEQKKKEVQLYKLIEHSFDVIAIINPMGYFTYISLSVETILGFHPSDVVGRHFSEFVPTLYFETAINDFQKVLDLPKRTLLFEMPLLHVDGSVRDIEISVTNLIDEWGIEGIVLNYRDITEKKKADQLINDLAYRDSLTHLPNRAFVTEVLEKIVGSEQFVLMFIDLDRFKIINDTDGHLVGDLALLEIANRMRACVRKDDILARIGGDEFLCVLKKATKDETKTIATRILSVLEQPISIYDKNYFVTSSIGISFSPEDGIDIETLIKKADTAMYVVKHSGKNNYLFFHPDMEKEIQKRSTIERELRASLQEKDFRIFYQPKIDTATNQIQGFEALIRWKYPPDVFIPIAEELGLINEIGAWVLEESIRQLKVWHEAGHQHLVLCINVSYYQLNNREFPELVKTCIHKGSIEPSLIELEITESMAMQNAEMTKGVFSRLNEIGVRIAIDDFGTGFSSLSYLQDFTFDTLKIDKSFIGKIGPCSKTNYIIQALITLSEALNVIVVAEGVETEEQLEFIKENGCDLWQGYLFSEPLPVDEANMLLEAENNRKDES; encoded by the coding sequence ATGATTGAATATCTTGTGACAGAGGACCTAATTTTGCATTACTTTTTTAATGAATGTAAAGATATGATGTTCATAATCGACAGACAAGGGAAAATTCAATTGGTCAATGATGCTAGTCGAACTATCTTGGGACTAACTCCAAAGGAGCTGATTCATACAAGTTTATCAGCACATATTCATCCAGGCGACTATCACCTATGGGAAAATCATTTACAATTAGAAGATGAAGTTCTTCCTGCTGTAAATGTTGAATGCCGATTAAAGCAAGCAGATCGAACGTATATAAAGGTTTTCGCCTGCCTTTCACCTCTATACTTTCAGGAGCAAATCATTGGATTCTTTGTTTATTTTACACCTGATCTAAGCTACCAAAGTCATTATGAACATAAAATACAAGAAACACAAGAGCTGTTAAAGGATATTACAGATGAGCTGGAAATTGCCATTTGGGCTGCAGATATCTCCAATAGAGAAGTTCTTTATATGTCTGAAAATGCTATTAAAGTTTTTGGATTCTCTTCTATTGAATTTTACAACAAGCCTGAAATATGGTTTGGAATCATGCATCAAGAGGACTTAAGGGACTCTTTTTTTAAGGAAGGGGAATCATCTGAACAAGCCTTAAAAAACCGTGAATATCGGATTTTTACTCCATCAGGTGAAATTCGATGGATTCGTGAAAAGCTTAAACCTACCTTTAAAAATGACAAGTTAATACGATTAGATGGGTTATCAATGGACATTACAGAACAGAAGAAAACCTATGAGCATATAACAAATGTGCAAAGAATGGGTGATGTAGCAAATTGGGAATATAATATAACGACTAACTTAATAAAATATTCTCCAGAGCTATGGGAACTGCTGGGAGTACCTACGGAAGGGAAACAAAGTGTAAATTCTAAAGTCTTTTGGGAAAAGGTTTATCCTGAAGATGTTCCTTTAGTTCGTAAAGCCTATAGAGAAGCACTTGTGAAAAATCACCTGTTTGATGCTGACTTTAGATTTGATCAACCAACAGATGGTATTAAGTATTTTTCGGCGCAAGGGTACGTTGTCCGAAATGAAAAGAACGAGCCAGTTGAATTAATTGGCGTAATTAAATGCATTACTGAACAAAAGAAAAAAGAAGTCCAGCTATATAAACTAATCGAACACTCCTTTGATGTAATCGCAATCATAAATCCTATGGGATACTTTACATATATCAGTTTGAGCGTTGAAACAATATTAGGTTTCCACCCTTCGGATGTGGTTGGTAGACATTTTTCCGAATTCGTTCCTACCCTTTATTTTGAAACAGCTATCAATGATTTTCAAAAAGTATTGGATCTTCCTAAAAGGACTCTTTTATTTGAAATGCCACTTTTACATGTAGATGGAAGTGTTAGAGATATTGAAATAAGCGTAACTAACTTAATTGATGAGTGGGGTATTGAAGGAATTGTTCTAAATTATAGAGACATTACGGAAAAGAAAAAGGCTGATCAACTTATTAATGATCTGGCTTATCGAGACTCATTAACACACTTGCCGAATCGTGCCTTTGTGACCGAGGTGCTAGAAAAAATCGTTGGTAGTGAACAATTTGTCCTTATGTTTATTGATTTAGACCGCTTCAAAATCATTAATGATACAGATGGACATCTTGTTGGAGATCTAGCTTTACTCGAAATTGCGAATAGAATGAGGGCTTGTGTTAGAAAAGATGATATTCTTGCAAGAATCGGTGGAGATGAATTTCTCTGTGTTTTAAAAAAAGCAACCAAAGATGAAACAAAGACTATAGCAACAAGAATTTTATCTGTTTTAGAGCAGCCTATTTCAATTTATGACAAAAATTATTTTGTTACATCTAGTATTGGTATTTCTTTTTCTCCGGAAGATGGAATCGATATTGAGACTTTAATTAAAAAAGCAGATACTGCTATGTATGTTGTAAAACATAGTGGGAAAAATAACTATTTATTTTTTCACCCTGATATGGAAAAAGAGATTCAAAAGCGCTCCACTATTGAGAGAGAGCTAAGAGCATCTCTGCAAGAAAAAGATTTTAGAATATTTTATCAACCTAAGATAGATACTGCTACTAATCAAATACAAGGGTTTGAGGCACTTATTAGATGGAAGTATCCTCCTGATGTATTTATACCAATCGCTGAAGAGTTAGGACTTATAAATGAAATTGGGGCATGGGTTTTAGAAGAGTCCATTAGGCAATTAAAGGTTTGGCACGAAGCGGGTCATCAGCATTTAGTTTTATGTATAAATGTTTCCTATTATCAGTTGAATAATAGAGAGTTTCCGGAGTTGGTAAAAACATGTATTCATAAGGGGTCCATTGAACCATCATTAATTGAGCTAGAGATAACTGAATCTATGGCCATGCAAAATGCAGAAATGACTAAGGGTGTCTTCTCAAGGTTGAATGAAATAGGGGTAAGAATAGCGATTGATGATTTTGGGACCGGTTTCTCTTCATTAAGCTACTTACAGGATTTTACGTTTGATACATTAAAAATAGACAAGAGTTTTATCGGAAAAATTGGACCGTGTTCAAAGACAAATTATATAATACAAGCTCTGATTACCTTATCAGAGGCATTAAATGTCATAGTAGTTGCAGAAGGAGTAGAAACAGAGGAACAGCTTGAATTTATAAAAGAGAATGGGTGCGATTTATGGCAAGGCTATCTTTTCTCAGAACCTCTACCAGTAGATGAGGCCAATATGCTATTAGAGGCAGAAAATAATAGGAAGGACGAATCTTAA
- a CDS encoding SOS response-associated peptidase, translating to MCGRFTLFADYADIIERFSIQQGISIDEYEFSYNIAPSQTVLSVINDGKKNRMGFLRWGLIPPWAEDEKVGYKMINARAETLADKRSFKNAYKSKRCLVIADSFYEWKKHPDKTKTPMRIKLKSSDLFAMAGLWEHWKSPKGESVYSCTVITTTPNELVKDIHDRMPVILKPEDEKIWLDPTITGSDRLGNLLKPLPEEYMEAYEVSSLVNSPRNNSPNLVQEIG from the coding sequence ATGTGCGGACGTTTTACTTTATTTGCTGATTATGCTGACATCATTGAGCGTTTTTCTATACAGCAAGGCATTTCTATCGATGAATATGAATTTAGCTATAACATTGCTCCCTCTCAGACCGTGTTATCTGTCATAAACGATGGAAAGAAAAATAGAATGGGCTTTTTACGTTGGGGTCTTATTCCACCCTGGGCAGAGGATGAAAAAGTTGGTTATAAGATGATTAATGCACGAGCGGAAACATTGGCTGATAAGCGTAGTTTCAAAAATGCTTATAAATCCAAACGCTGTCTAGTCATTGCCGATAGTTTTTATGAATGGAAGAAACACCCTGACAAAACGAAAACACCTATGAGAATTAAACTGAAATCCTCCGACCTTTTTGCAATGGCAGGATTATGGGAGCACTGGAAATCCCCAAAGGGTGAATCCGTTTATTCTTGTACAGTCATTACAACCACACCTAATGAACTGGTAAAAGACATTCATGATAGAATGCCAGTTATTTTGAAACCAGAAGACGAAAAGATTTGGTTAGATCCTACAATTACTGGTTCTGATCGATTAGGGAATTTATTAAAACCACTTCCAGAAGAGTACATGGAAGCATATGAGGTATCTTCCTTGGTTAATTCACCAAGGAATAACTCTCCTAATTTGGTACAGGAGATTGGGTGA
- a CDS encoding DUF962 domain-containing protein, whose product MKEFKNYEEFWPFYLTQHSKKSTRMWHFVGTTFVFICIGLAIYFSNAWFILLAPVIAYSFAWISHFFIEGNKPATFGHPFWSLRADFQMYFFTLFGRLNSELAKLEETNHKIAK is encoded by the coding sequence ATGAAAGAATTCAAAAATTACGAAGAGTTTTGGCCCTTTTATTTAACTCAGCACAGTAAAAAATCAACTAGAATGTGGCATTTTGTTGGAACAACCTTTGTTTTTATTTGTATCGGCCTTGCAATTTATTTTTCAAATGCTTGGTTTATTTTACTCGCACCTGTAATCGCTTACAGTTTTGCATGGATTTCTCACTTCTTTATTGAAGGAAATAAACCAGCTACCTTTGGCCACCCGTTTTGGTCATTACGTGCGGACTTTCAAATGTATTTCTTTACGTTATTCGGAAGACTTAACAGTGAATTAGCGAAGCTTGAAGAAACAAATCACAAAATAGCAAAGTAG
- a CDS encoding GNAT family N-acetyltransferase — protein MIRRLSQNDHEQCFALLKRQPAENLFLIGDIEAFGYDQEFQKVWGEFNGKGELIAVLLRYEENFIPYAISKFNAQAFAEIMDQEATYSMMSGLKEITEQIEPYIKMKRLKRKRQFYYAKCTELSSDTTHDIDMSTVLQAVPDDAEELVTLLRAIPEFNESHTTVESKRRGLEKGVSRSFFIRENGKMVSTASTTAENTLSAMVVGVATLEDYKKKGYASKCMVKLCKQLLAENKELCLFYDNPAAGAIYKRIGFKDIGLWMMNSYEDLEG, from the coding sequence TTGATTAGAAGATTAAGTCAAAACGACCATGAGCAATGTTTTGCGTTATTAAAACGACAGCCAGCAGAGAATCTATTTTTAATTGGGGATATTGAGGCTTTTGGATATGACCAAGAGTTTCAAAAAGTATGGGGCGAGTTCAATGGTAAAGGCGAATTAATTGCTGTCCTTCTAAGATATGAAGAAAACTTTATACCCTATGCGATTTCTAAATTTAATGCCCAGGCATTTGCTGAAATTATGGATCAGGAAGCTACGTATTCGATGATGTCAGGATTAAAAGAGATAACAGAACAAATAGAACCATACATAAAAATGAAGCGTCTAAAACGAAAAAGACAATTTTATTATGCAAAATGTACAGAGTTAAGCTCTGATACAACACATGATATTGATATGTCCACCGTACTTCAGGCAGTTCCAGATGATGCAGAGGAGCTCGTTACTTTACTTCGTGCTATACCAGAGTTTAATGAATCTCATACAACAGTGGAGTCAAAACGCCGTGGGTTAGAAAAGGGAGTATCAAGATCATTCTTTATTAGGGAAAATGGGAAGATGGTATCAACAGCTTCAACAACAGCAGAAAATACATTATCTGCAATGGTTGTTGGTGTTGCTACTCTAGAAGACTATAAGAAAAAGGGATATGCTTCTAAATGCATGGTAAAGCTTTGTAAGCAGTTGCTTGCTGAGAATAAGGAATTATGTTTGTTTTATGATAATCCAGCCGCCGGTGCCATTTATAAACGCATTGGATTTAAGGATATCGGTTTATGGATGATGAATTCATATGAGGATTTAGAAGGATGA
- a CDS encoding histidine kinase N-terminal domain-containing protein → MKSISKQYNIETIIKFLENRETEFIEEWYKSTLTDEKDFNKEKVKLNGLHMYGIIKKAIRSSFCPKEVREFAYKVAEERLESNTNIGEFVFNVNTGRSIIIKYVLLSELPIIELQMIINEINDLFDQFCYHAVSRYTDLKDKQIEEKNLFINEIHNDKLAVLGQMSSSFVHEFRNPLTSIIGFTKILKNENPNLKYLDIIEHELNQLKFRITQFLHTSKIEVNGHHKENFQVSTLFEEILQLTYPSIVDNDVNIISNLDKEIFIDANKEELKQVLLNIIINSIDALREKEKPRKLTVSTFLESNKNIIQISNNGPEIPPASLNTIFEPFYTTKQLGTGIGLYVCKKIIENHHGIITCQSNKELTTFRISLPI, encoded by the coding sequence TTGAAGTCTATCTCAAAACAATACAACATAGAGACTATTATTAAATTTCTTGAAAATAGAGAAACTGAATTTATAGAAGAATGGTACAAATCGACTTTAACAGATGAAAAAGATTTTAATAAAGAAAAAGTGAAGTTAAACGGACTACATATGTATGGAATTATAAAAAAAGCAATTCGCTCATCTTTCTGCCCTAAAGAAGTAAGAGAGTTTGCTTATAAGGTTGCGGAAGAAAGACTTGAATCCAATACGAACATTGGAGAGTTTGTATTCAATGTAAATACGGGCCGTAGCATCATTATTAAGTATGTTCTTTTGTCAGAGCTTCCTATCATTGAACTACAAATGATAATTAATGAGATTAATGATCTTTTTGATCAATTTTGCTATCATGCTGTTTCAAGATACACTGATTTAAAGGATAAACAAATTGAAGAGAAAAATCTGTTTATAAATGAAATCCACAATGATAAATTGGCAGTACTTGGCCAAATGTCTTCTAGTTTTGTACATGAATTTCGTAATCCACTAACCTCAATTATTGGTTTTACAAAGATATTAAAAAATGAAAATCCCAATCTGAAATACCTTGATATAATTGAACATGAGCTTAATCAGCTAAAATTTAGAATTACTCAATTTTTACATACCTCAAAGATTGAAGTGAATGGGCATCATAAAGAAAACTTTCAAGTTTCGACCTTGTTTGAAGAGATTTTGCAGTTAACCTATCCTAGTATTGTAGATAATGATGTAAATATTATCTCAAATCTCGATAAAGAAATTTTCATTGACGCTAACAAAGAAGAACTAAAACAAGTGCTTCTTAATATCATAATTAATTCAATCGATGCATTAAGGGAAAAAGAAAAGCCTAGAAAACTTACAGTTTCTACATTTTTGGAAAGTAATAAAAATATAATTCAAATATCCAATAATGGGCCGGAGATTCCACCTGCATCCTTAAATACAATTTTTGAACCTTTTTACACAACAAAACAGCTCGGGACAGGAATTGGGTTATATGTGTGTAAAAAAATAATTGAAAATCACCATGGGATTATTACATGCCAATCAAATAAAGAATTAACAACCTTTAGAATTTCTCTCCCCATTTAA
- a CDS encoding amidase family protein, with protein sequence MEIRFNEYLNEELTVQELQELMEFGKVTSKELVMYYLYRMAQYDQDGPKLNSILEVNPDAIFIAEGLDHERVTKGIRGPLHGIPVLLKDNIETIDHTHTSAGSIALENHLASKDAFLVEKLREAGAIILGKTNMTEFANGMSSEMWAGYSSRGGQVVNPYGPGEFFVGGSSTGSAVAVSANLTVLAIGTETDASILSPATQSSVVGLKPTVGLISRSGIIPFTITQDTAGPIARTVEDVAITLGVLTGVDQNDPATFKSEGRAEIDYTKFLDLQGLSGARIGTFNQSDKEYYESGEFDENLFREVIRNLEEAGATVIEDIEIPSFHREWSWDVNINELRVSLGNYLASLPSYLPVHNFSELVQYNKDHHEKALKYGQDKLEYRESLTDAFRSPGYLKARVEDIYFSQEQGIDYALQKYNLDAILFPSYIGSTICAKAGYPSIALPAGYMENGRPFGITFAASAFSEGLLLKLGYSYEQATKHRKSPVLAK encoded by the coding sequence ATGGAAATAAGGTTTAATGAATATTTAAATGAGGAACTAACCGTTCAAGAACTACAAGAACTTATGGAATTTGGGAAAGTAACCTCCAAAGAGCTGGTTATGTATTACTTATATAGAATGGCACAATACGATCAGGATGGACCAAAGTTAAATTCAATTCTTGAAGTGAACCCTGATGCAATTTTTATTGCTGAAGGGTTAGACCACGAAAGAGTGACAAAGGGAATAAGAGGTCCATTACACGGAATCCCTGTATTACTTAAGGACAACATTGAAACAATTGATCATACCCATACAAGTGCAGGTTCGATTGCTCTTGAGAATCACTTAGCTTCAAAGGATGCCTTTTTAGTAGAGAAGCTGCGTGAAGCAGGGGCGATTATTTTAGGTAAAACAAATATGACAGAATTTGCGAATGGGATGTCATCTGAAATGTGGGCAGGGTATAGTTCACGTGGTGGACAAGTCGTTAATCCTTATGGTCCTGGTGAGTTTTTTGTTGGGGGATCAAGTACAGGTTCAGCGGTTGCTGTCTCAGCAAACTTAACAGTATTAGCGATAGGAACGGAGACCGATGCTTCCATATTAAGCCCGGCCACTCAAAGTTCTGTTGTTGGTTTAAAGCCGACAGTCGGATTAATAAGCAGATCTGGAATCATACCGTTTACGATAACTCAAGATACGGCAGGACCTATTGCAAGAACGGTTGAGGATGTAGCGATTACACTCGGAGTACTAACAGGCGTTGACCAAAATGACCCAGCCACGTTCAAAAGTGAAGGTAGAGCAGAGATTGATTATACAAAATTCCTAGATTTACAAGGATTATCAGGTGCTAGAATTGGCACTTTCAATCAGTCAGATAAAGAATACTACGAATCAGGGGAGTTTGACGAAAATTTATTCAGAGAGGTCATTCGTAACTTAGAAGAGGCAGGTGCCACTGTTATTGAAGATATCGAAATTCCTTCCTTCCATCGAGAGTGGAGTTGGGATGTAAATATCAATGAACTAAGGGTAAGTCTTGGAAATTATCTAGCAAGCTTACCTAGTTACCTTCCTGTTCATAATTTTAGTGAACTTGTTCAATATAATAAAGACCATCATGAAAAGGCCTTAAAATATGGACAGGACAAATTAGAATATAGAGAATCGTTAACTGATGCATTCAGAAGTCCGGGCTATTTAAAAGCAAGAGTAGAAGATATATATTTTTCCCAAGAACAAGGTATTGATTATGCTTTACAAAAGTATAATCTCGATGCGATTTTATTCCCTTCCTATATAGGCTCAACCATTTGTGCAAAAGCGGGTTATCCTTCGATTGCACTACCAGCTGGCTATATGGAAAACGGGAGACCTTTTGGTATTACTTTTGCAGCTAGTGCTTTTAGTGAGGGTCTCTTACTTAAGTTAGGTTATAGCTATGAGCAAGCAACGAAACATCGGAAATCACCAGTATTAGCTAAATAA
- a CDS encoding PilZ domain-containing protein, translated as MNPVYKRNEGFRLSFKNPIPATFLILMMQGKSAGANKGMLTIIDMSLKGAKVFSTLQLPTPNTQIKIDITINEQPLVIEGELVWSKKVSTGYTYGVSFDPHSYSEQQLLSELKTYAATK; from the coding sequence ATGAATCCAGTGTATAAAAGAAATGAAGGATTCCGACTAAGCTTTAAAAATCCGATTCCTGCGACGTTTTTAATCTTAATGATGCAAGGCAAAAGTGCCGGTGCTAATAAAGGTATGCTTACCATTATTGATATGAGTTTAAAAGGGGCAAAAGTTTTTTCAACACTACAACTTCCAACACCTAACACTCAGATAAAAATCGACATAACGATAAATGAACAACCACTAGTCATTGAAGGTGAATTAGTCTGGAGCAAAAAAGTTAGTACTGGTTATACATACGGAGTATCGTTTGACCCACACTCCTACTCGGAGCAACAACTTCTTTCTGAACTTAAAACCTATGCCGCAACTAAATAG
- a CDS encoding dihydroorotate dehydrogenase has translation MPDWSYHVLFKPILSKLSPTVSREFIHRGMSRIASVPGGHHFINFLGREESSPALSTEVNGLQLSNVVGLSGKIDPLLSGTKAFSNLGFGFLEVGPVTIEATPMTPPTVMRDEQTIEFTPFVESLGLTKTVDKLENFRKKQPVIVRLSGSTDEIEIMIQEIEPYADAYIIDTREQIEDWNSIPSLSTKPIYIGIRSNQITNHSIEVLDCFSGVVLDEDEAEIDSINLKNHLNAISYLRQNKFTKTVITVGGILEPSDALSLLDATAELVMVSGGYVFSGPGLPKRIKEAQLARIQNQLLLEEKGWVWYFLFGLSILIGGLLALLISITSIILPYDEYFLNMKKETIGSFNNRILFFMAHDRMTLAGTMISGGIVYIALSYYGIRKGLLWAKQATDAAAITGFLGILMFIGYGYLDWLHLLFWIILAPFYVMGFMKTKHLKGTPSSTNRTNHVIWRHSLLGQFLFVVLGFSLTLGGIVISYIGVTTVFIPTDISYICMPPEMLDEFNDKLIPVIAHDRAGFGSALISVGLLILMLSLWGFQQGNKWVWWTLLIGGIPAFISGIAVHFTIGYTTFTHLLPAYFALVLFLLGLIYSYRFFHYK, from the coding sequence ATGCCAGATTGGTCCTATCATGTCTTATTTAAACCTATACTTTCTAAATTATCACCTACGGTATCAAGGGAGTTTATCCATCGTGGAATGAGTCGAATTGCTTCTGTCCCAGGAGGGCATCATTTTATAAACTTTCTTGGAAGAGAGGAATCTTCTCCTGCTTTAAGTACTGAGGTAAATGGTTTACAACTTAGTAATGTAGTTGGACTTTCGGGGAAAATCGATCCCCTACTTTCTGGAACTAAAGCTTTTTCAAATCTTGGCTTTGGTTTTTTAGAAGTTGGTCCCGTTACTATCGAAGCAACCCCAATGACTCCTCCGACCGTTATGAGAGACGAGCAAACCATTGAGTTTACACCTTTTGTTGAATCTCTAGGTCTTACTAAAACAGTAGATAAACTAGAGAATTTTCGAAAAAAACAACCTGTTATTGTAAGACTATCTGGTAGTACAGACGAAATTGAGATTATGATACAAGAAATAGAGCCTTATGCAGATGCCTATATTATCGATACTCGGGAACAGATAGAAGATTGGAACAGTATTCCTTCTCTATCAACTAAACCTATCTATATTGGAATAAGAAGCAATCAGATTACTAATCACTCAATTGAGGTGTTAGATTGTTTTAGCGGGGTTGTGTTAGATGAAGATGAAGCGGAAATTGATTCTATTAACCTCAAAAACCATCTAAATGCAATATCATATCTTCGTCAAAATAAGTTTACAAAAACAGTCATTACAGTTGGTGGTATCCTCGAACCTAGTGATGCACTAAGTTTACTAGACGCAACAGCTGAGTTAGTAATGGTTTCCGGAGGCTATGTTTTCTCTGGGCCAGGACTACCCAAAAGGATTAAGGAAGCACAGTTAGCTAGAATTCAAAACCAGTTATTACTAGAGGAAAAGGGCTGGGTTTGGTATTTTCTGTTTGGGCTTTCCATCTTAATAGGTGGACTTCTTGCCCTACTAATAAGCATTACTTCAATTATTCTGCCTTATGATGAGTATTTTCTTAACATGAAGAAAGAAACAATCGGGAGCTTCAACAACCGTATTTTATTCTTTATGGCACATGATCGAATGACTCTTGCTGGGACCATGATTTCCGGGGGAATTGTGTATATTGCACTCTCCTATTATGGTATCCGTAAAGGCCTACTTTGGGCTAAGCAAGCTACCGATGCCGCAGCTATCACTGGCTTTTTGGGGATACTAATGTTTATCGGTTACGGTTATTTAGATTGGCTTCACCTGCTCTTTTGGATTATTTTAGCCCCTTTTTATGTAATGGGGTTTATGAAAACAAAACATCTAAAAGGTACTCCATCCTCTACCAATAGAACGAATCATGTTATTTGGAGACATAGTTTACTAGGACAATTTTTATTCGTCGTTCTTGGATTTTCTCTTACACTAGGTGGAATTGTTATTTCTTACATTGGGGTCACTACCGTATTTATACCAACAGATATTTCTTATATTTGTATGCCACCAGAAATGCTGGATGAATTTAATGATAAGTTAATACCTGTCATTGCTCATGATCGGGCAGGATTTGGAAGTGCACTTATCAGTGTTGGGTTATTGATACTAATGCTTAGTTTATGGGGCTTTCAACAGGGAAACAAGTGGGTTTGGTGGACCTTACTCATTGGAGGAATTCCTGCTTTTATTTCCGGAATAGCTGTCCATTTCACCATTGGCTACACTACATTTACTCACCTGCTTCCTGCTTACTTTGCTTTAGTACTATTCTTACTAGGTTTAATATATAGCTATCGTTTTTTTCATTACAAGTAA